Proteins found in one Ptychodera flava strain L36383 chromosome 3, AS_Pfla_20210202, whole genome shotgun sequence genomic segment:
- the LOC139126396 gene encoding uncharacterized protein, translating to MLCKYRVRIMMYTALSIFSLLLSSCGVHANHCLVAEFEGTDGEVSPSQIMPDMRSMTVCIWMKTCNVTRRGTLVSYAVSNQSEELVINYNATSIRTVIKGHSEPIALNVADCTWHHICLTWTSQNGDLKFYYDGVRLVERTDVGKGGNLKGGGRLVLGQRLRYFDGEFIPEEAFCGSLAEFNVWPIENDDTEINYIRYNRGKEGSAIPWNYDFDLDSQGHVKLVYYQGSVCPFTPSREFVCPSNIERKDDSEKGLVAVTWTFLEAAATCTPAAGSNFIIGNTVVFCKIDISTTKFLSCSFNVTVTTDAFIRLMALIDDRDASPVKIPTSQMIEFWERVSANISMLPNVNFPEDKIKSLAQDVLEALQRAVTFFQNKALERDESKTDKNLLMISVLNTTENLAKFVLRNTEPGIGPVVLDTAFIHMNLQSDSVEKLTNGSVVMEDGNSFALPSMETLFPNLTSPLTINRIVSQLNKSSFNLGNRDQANDVLSVSFTTKDGAELEVKDTKEDIKIVFSSDPSEPDTHAWEEGVYHEVDDVILFRSEINISELYHAAIIQLESSTSIYGNSTLYIYNHIVEYMPEFKGYQFSVEVHFLGDSPTAFIPENYFLKSGLHYLVLTIPHERDLNISITMKHIACNYLSDTGVWNGDGCKVSPGSNMTSTVCLCNHLTTFVAMAEQEHVMSLPLR from the exons ATGTTGTGCAAGTACAGGGTACGAATCATGATGTATACCGCCTTGAGTATATTCTCTCTGCTTCTGTCCAGCTGTGGAGTCCATGCAa ATCATTGTCTAGTTGCAGAATTCGAAGGTACGGACGGTGAAGTTAGTCCTTCACAGATTATGCCTGATATGAGATCCATGACAGTATGCATATGGATGAAAACATGTAACGTCACCAGGAGGGGAACGTTAGTATCGTACGCAGTAAGTAATCAAAGTGAAGAATTGGTCATAAATTACAATGCAACATCAATCCGTACGGTCATCAAGGGACACAGCGAGCCAATAGCACTGAATGTTGCTGATTGTACATGGCACCACATTTGCTTGACATGGACCTCCCAAAACGGTGACTTGAAGTTCTATTATGACGGTGTCCGTCTCGTGGAAAGGACCGATGTAGGGAAAGGTGGAAACCTGAAAGGTGGAGGCAGGCTAGTCTTGGGTCAGCGATTGCGCTACTTTGATGGTGAATTTATACCAGAGGAAGCATTCTGCGGAAGTTTAGCAGAATTCAACGTTTGGCCAATTGAAAATGATGACactgaaataaattatataaGATATAATCGTGGAAAAGAAGGATCAGCCATTCCTTGGAACTATGACTTCGATCTTGACAGTCAAGGACATGTTAAAC TTGTGTATTACCAAGGAAGTGTGTGTCCATTTACACCATCACGGG AATTTGTCTGTCCATCGAATATCGAAAGAAAAGACGATTCCGAAAAGGGACTTGTAGCTGTGACCTGGACATTTTTAGAAGCAGCTGCAACTTGTACTCCTGCAGCCGGCAGTAACTTCATAATTGGTAACACTGTTGTGTTTTGCAAGATAGATATAAGCACCACTAAGTTTTTGTCTTGCTCCTTTAATGTTACAGTAACAACAGATG CTTTCATAAGGTTAATGGCTCTGATTGATGATAGGGATGCATCGCCGGTGAAAATACCAACATCTCAG ATGATTGAATTTTGGGAAAGAGTGTCGGCCAATATCTCTATGCTACCCAACGTGAATTTTCCTGAAGATAAAATCAAGTCGCTAGCTCAAG ATGTATTGGAAGCACTGCAGAGAGCGGTTACATTTTTTCAGAACAAAGCACTTGAACGTGACGAAagcaaaacagacaaaaatctGCTCATGATATCTGTACTGAACACAACTGAAAACTTGGCCAAGTTTGTCCTTCGCAACACTGAGCCCGGCATTGGTCCTGTGGTATTAGATACTGCTTTCATTCACATGAATTTGCAGAGTGATTCCGTGGAAAAACTCACGAATGGTTCAGTCGTGATGGAAGATGGAAACAGCTTTGCTCTACCCTCAATGGAGACACTCTTCCCCAATTTGACATCACCTTTAACCATTAATAGGATT GTTTCACAGTTGAATAAATCGTCGTTCAATCTTGGCAACAGAGATCAAGCAAATGATGTGCTGAGTGTGTCCTTTACTACAAAAGACGGAGCTGAACTTGAAG TGAAAGATACAAAGGAAGATATCAAGATTGTCTTTTCAAGCGATCCATCTGAACCTGACACCCATGCATGGGAAGAAGGTGTATATCATGAAGTTGATGATGTCATACTCTTCCGATCGGAAATAAAT atatcagagttatatcatGCAGCCATAATCCAGTTGGAAAGTTCTACATCGATCTATGGAAACTCCACGCTGTACATCTACAATCACATCGTTGAATACATGCCTGAATTCAAAGGCTACCAATTTTCTGTGGAGGTCCATTTTTTGGGTGACAGTCCTACTGCTTTTATTCCAGAGAATTACTTTTTGAAGTCTGGATTGCACTACCTGGTCTTAACAATCCCACACG AGCGTGACCTCAATATTTCCATAACCATGAAGCATATCGCGTGCAATTATCTGAGTGACACTGGTGTCTGGAACGGAGACGGTTGCAAG GTGTCACCAGGGTCAAATATGACGTCTACTGTCTGTCTCTGTAATCATCTGACGACGTTCGTGGCGATGGCTGAACAAGAACACGTGATGTCACTGCCATTACGCTAA